From the Vitis vinifera mitochondrion, complete genome genome, one window contains:
- the orf104 gene encoding orf104 (similar to orf103a in Nicotiana, orf105-c in Zea), with the protein MRGAVLALPDQDRSHTCSVRDRPPQLCIDRKAGRHSPQPREWLRPVCPPLFPTCYGAPGWIGAGRVRIAAEQQPRPDLIYLLGNSSGDFTVAKEAPRSIKHFR; encoded by the coding sequence ATGCGAGGCGCCGTCTTAGCCCTCCCTGACCAGGATCGCTCCCACACCTGTAGCGTTCGTGATCGGCCTCCTCAACTGTGTATCGATCGAAAGGCAGGGCGGCACAGCCCCCAACCAAGGGAGTGGTTACGTCCAGTATGTCCCCCCTTATTCCCGACATGCTATGGTGCTCCGGGGTGGATAGGAGCGGGTCGAGTCCGTATCGCCGCGGAGCAACAGCCGCGTCCGGATCTGATCTATCTACTCGGCAATTCATCCGGTGACTTCACGGTCGCCAAAGAAGCCCCAAGAAGCATCAAACATTTCCGATGA
- the rps7 gene encoding ribosomal protein S7 yields the protein MGGLDGEQKQLIKKLVNFRMKEGKRTRVRTIFYQTFHRPARTERDVIKLMVDAVDKIKPICEVEKVGVAGTIYDVPGIVARDRQQTLAIRWILEAAFKRRISYRISLEKCSFAEILDAYRKRGIARKKRDNLHGLASTNRSFAHFRWW from the coding sequence ATGGGGGGCTTGGATGGTGAGCAAAAACAATTGATCAAGAAGTTGGTCAACTTTCGCATGAAAGAAGGTAAAAGAACGAGAGTTCGTACTATTTTTTATCAAACTTTTCATCGCCCAGCTCGAACTGAACGCGATGTAATCAAACTGATGGTTGACGCCGTAGATAAGATTAAGCCCATATGCGAAGTGGAAAAAGTAGGAGTAGCAGGTACTATTTATGATGTCCCTGGGATTGTAGCCAGGGATCGTCAACAAACCTTAGCTATTCGTTGGATCCTTGAAGCAGCTTTCAAACGACGTATAAGCTACAGGATAAGCTTAGAGAAATGTTCATTTGCTGAGATACTGGATGCTTACCGAAAAAGGGGAATTGCACGTAAGAAAAGGGATAATCTTCATGGACTGGCTTCCACCAATCGAAGTTTCGCGCATTTCAGATGGTGGTAA